The window ATAAACCTAACTGAAGTTCAACAAACATTGTTCGACATTATATCTACCGACTAAAACCATCACAAACCATATTAGTAGCAGTGCTCACTTCATGGATATCCATGCAGAACATTTGAAAAAaaaaggtatggaacacttcttTAGACACGACAATACTGCACACTGTTTTACATATCACGTTTCAAAGGTCTGCGTTGCACTGTAACCCATCCACTTCACAATTCAAAGTCTTACAATGTCAAGCATGCTTGATCCCAAAATCCACAATATTTACACCTTTGCTTTAAAATCCTGCCTTCCCAAGGAAAAATTCATCCCAGCTTCCCCGAACAGTGGGGTAACCAAGTTAACCAACTAACCATACAGCATCATTCAATATCATAGTAGAACTAAGACTATCAGAAACACAGGAACTAACATGATCATTAACGCAAAACTACACCATCAAACGGGTAAACAATATCATCAAGTTTTCAAGTGAATGCCAAAAATGTGGAATGCACATGCTGACATCGACAGTATGGGCTCAACTCACAGCATGAAATCCAACTCAGGCACTTAAAAACAATACAGGTGCAGAAGGGATTAAGAGGAACACAAAACCACATGGCATCGCAATATCAAGCAAACAGATTTCAAACACATAATCCAGGGTAATAATACACTGGGGTCACACACAGACACGCTATTTTCTGGTGGAACACACAGACACACTGTTTCCTGAGGGAACACACAGACACACCACAGCAGCAAAATCTGTAAGAAGTCCATGGTGGTCACATGCAATATACATAAGATCTGGCGTAAGGCGGAAACGCGAGGGGTAGGGAGCTCACCGTGAGTGTGTCGGACATGCCGGACTCGAGGAGCTCCTCCCGGGTGGCCTGTTGGGCATTAGGCGCCGAGAGCCTCTTGATCTCGCCCTTGACGTTGTTGAGATCAGACTTGTACTCCCTCAGTTTCGCCAGCAGCCCGGCCTTGACGCTCGGCTGCATGCTCCGCGCCTCCAAATCCATCCTCCTGATCTACGGGAAGCCAGCCAAACAGAAATTGGAGGCACGGTTAGGTAACTATACACATGATAAATCCAATCCTCCTCGTCTACGGGAAGCCAGCCAAACGGAAATCTGACGCACAGCACAGACAACTGAGCACGGAAGGAAGACTAACAAAACAAAAAATTACCAGCGACTCAGACTCCTGCACGTCGGCCTGGATCTCGGACAGCTTCTGCTGCTTCTTATCTGGCGAAAGGGACAAGCAGAGAAGAGGGTCAGACCAAGGCGTGGAAGCAACCGGAAACCTGGGGTTCTGGGCGAGAGAGAGGCGTGCGTACGTACCGCCATcgagggcggaggcggcggcgcactTGCGGGAGAGGGCGGCGGAGATCTCGCAGTACTGCCCCGCGTAGCCCTCGAAGACCTCGCTCATGGTCGGTCCCTCCCCGGCGAATCGGCCGGCGATCGCGGCGGCCGGACCGGATCGAGGCCCGCGGAGCCTCCGGCGGAATCGAGGGGGAGGAGAGCTGAGGTAGTCGATGGGTGGGTGGGTGGTCGGAGCGAGTTCGTTGGGGAGGGGGCGGCGGGCGAGTTGAGGCGGGTGGGGTGCCGTGTTGGGAACCAAACCAATGCAACCGGTGCGGGCGGTGCACGGGGGACGGGACGGAACGCTGACGACTGATGGATGTGTCCCTTGAGGGAGGCTGCTGGGTGGGCCCGCCAAATTTGAGAGTGTTCTTTTTTCCTCTTCCACAATTCTTGAGCGTTTGCACTAGGAATCGAATGATCATCGTTCTCATCTTCCCCTCTCTCTAGCATAAAAAATGGATTGCGCGCACACCACCACCATCACCGTCACTCCcaccccctttccccctcctTTTTTACATTACAGGAGGGGAGTGCCCATGGCGCACTTTATTTTTACGAGAAAACTTTCATTCTATTCATCTTCTATCATAGCAGTGCAACCAACACTAGAAATAATagaaattacatccagatccgtagaccacccaACGGCGACTACAatcactgaagcgagccgaaggcgcgtcgccgtcatcacccctccctcgccggagtcgggcacaacttgttgtagtagacagtcggaaagtcgtcgtgctaaggccccgtaggaccagcgcaccagaccAACAACCGCCGCTGATGAAGAACAACGTAGATcgaaaggatccaacctgaagacacacgaACATAGACAAACCACAACCAGATTCGAGCAAATCCACCGAGgatagatccgccggagacacacctccacacgcccaccaatGATGCTAGCTAGACGCACCACCGAAACAGGGACTAGGcagggagacctttattccatcttcagggagccgccgccgtctcgtcttcctgagtaggacacaaaccctaacaaatctcgAAGAAACGACTAACAACGGAGCCCTCCTGCCGGTCCTTGCCAGGATCCACCACGCTCACCGGAGACGAGGCGAACCTGCGGCGGAGCCTGCGAGAGGCACGAACCCTAGCTTTTCTTGGAGGAGAAGGCGGCGGCTGGAAAGAGGAGCACCATGGCGCACTTTATTAAGACCCAATCACCGTTACATCATGTAAAAAAAATCACCGTTACATCAAAGATAATTTCGAGATAATAAAACTAGACGGATCGCCTTCCAAGGTAACTACAGTTGCAGAATCGCCTAGCCACGTGCCGCCCTATTTGCAACCCTTGGACAGTGGCAAAAGCTCACTGCAACAATTCTCCATGCCTTCGAAAGCAGACTGCAAGTATTTGTTGTATATGGACTCCACAAATCAATGGCGCCATTGCTTGGATATGTTCCAACGAGAGTGGCACCATCGAGGCTCCTAACTTCTCCAGAAACATAAGACCTTTTTGCATAGTTGTAATTTTCGCCGTTGTAGCATCAAACAAATTATGAAGAATGCAACAACATCTAGCAAGGGCCTCCCTTTTATGACGCCAAAGGATCATGGCCGATGAACCTGTTTCATCCATGAGCTGGTTTTGTCCATACTATTTTTATGTGGTTGTGAGACTGACACCGATGCATCATAGTTCCAAGTTACCGTACTAATGGTGAAAGTTGTTCTTACAGTTGGTGCCACTGAATTACCTTTAACAATCTCCCAACATTGCCAGATGTACCAAGCACCAACGATTATTGTTTCTGCAAGTCCCAAGTGGCCTAGGATGGGTTGAAGTTGTATTTTGTTCCGTAATATCTCTTCAAGAACCATACTTCCCAATCGATCAACCAACATTGCTTCCCTACCTATatcaagcagacataacgcgctaCTTCCTTAGCTGTGTTGACGCCTTATCAGTCCGAGTGGGGAGAGAGGTAGAGGGTGGTCGTCGGTCACCGGGAGATCAGATCGAATCGGTGGAAACTCACGGCGACGCTGGAGGACTGGAAAACCCTAGGGGGGAATCCTTTTTGTTAGAGCTAGTTTCGATACTTTACCGCTGAGGAACAATGCTACTAATCATTCGAAAGGCGATGCAAttagctgttggaaatatgccctagaggcaataataaataggttattattatatttccttgttcatgataatcgtttattatccatgctagaattgtattgataggaaactcagatacatgtgtggatacatagacaacaccatgtccctagtaagcctctagttgactggctcgttgatcaatagatggttacggtttcctgaccatggacattggatgtcgttgataacgggatcacatcattaggagaatgatgtgatggacaagacccaatcctaagcctagcacaagatcgtgtagttcgtttgctaagagcttttctaatgtcaagtatcatttccttagaccatgagattgtgcaactcccggataccgtaggaatgctttgggtgtaccaaacgtcacaacgtaactgggtggctataaaggtgcactacaggtatctccgaaagtgtctgttgggttggcacgaatcgagactgggatttgtcactccgtgtaaacggagaggtatctctgggcccactcggtaggacatcatcataatgtgcacaatgtgaccaaggagttgatcacgggatgatgtgttacggaacgagtaaagagacttgccggtaacgagattgaacaaggtatcgggataccgacgatcgaatctcgggcaagtaacataccgattgacaaagggaattgtatacgggattgattgaatcctcgacatcgtggttcatccgatgagatcatcgaggagcatgtgggagccaacatgggtatccagatcccgctgttggttattgaccggagagtcgtctcggtcatgtatgcgtgtctcccgaacccgtagggtctacacacttaaggttcggtgacgctagggttatagagatattagtatgcggtaacccgaaagttgttcggagtcccggatgagatcccggacgtcacgaggagttccggaatggtcaggaggtaaagatttatatatgggaagtcttattttggtcgccggaaaagtttcgcactttatcggtattgtaccgggagtgccgaaaggggtccgggggtccaccaagggggtccaccagccccggggggccacatgggctgtagggggtgcgccttggcctatatgggccaagggcaccagccccaagaggcccatgcgccaagagataaggaaaaagGGAGaatcctaaagggggaaggcacctccgaggtgccttgggggggaaggactcctccctggccgcacccttcattggaggaagggccaaggctgccccctccccctctcccttggccctatatatagtgaggggaagggagggcagcaaaatccaagccctggcgcctccctctccctcccgtgacacctcttccttcccgcttgcgcttggcgaagccctgccgggatcccgctacttccaccaccacgccgtcgtgctgctggatctccatcaacctctcctccccccttgctggatcaagaaggaggagacgtcgctgctccgtacgtgtgttgaacgcggaggtgccgtccgttcggcgctaggatcatcggtgatttggatcacgacgagtacgactccatcaaccccgttctcttgaacgcttccgctcgcgatctacaagggtatgtagatgcactccttccctctcgttgctagtaaactccatagattgatcttggtgatgcgtagaaaattttgaatttctgctacgttccccaacagtggcatcatgagctaggtctatgcgtagtttctatgcacgagtagaacacaaagtagttgtgggcgtc is drawn from Aegilops tauschii subsp. strangulata cultivar AL8/78 chromosome 1, Aet v6.0, whole genome shotgun sequence and contains these coding sequences:
- the LOC109762812 gene encoding vesicle transport v-SNARE 13, producing MSEVFEGYAGQYCEISAALSRKCAAASALDGDKKQQKLSEIQADVQESESLIRRMDLEARSMQPSVKAGLLAKLREYKSDLNNVKGEIKRLSAPNAQQATREELLESGMSDTLTASSDQRGRLMMTSERLNQSSDRIRESQRTVFETEEIGVSILQDLHNQRQSLLHAHTTLHGVDDYIGKSKKILASMSKRMDRNKWIVGGIIATLVLAILFILYFKFA